A window of Seriola aureovittata isolate HTS-2021-v1 ecotype China chromosome 17, ASM2101889v1, whole genome shotgun sequence genomic DNA:
tttgttgtttcactTTAGAGCATAACAGCTGTCTGTACACACATTGAAATACATTTGCTTatgtgttaatttgtttttctatgcATTCCCAGGACACCAGAAGCACTGAAGAGAAACCTGTCCAGCGATCTAAAGTAAATAtacattgtctgtgtgtgtgtgtgtgtctctctctctctctctgtctctctgtctctctcatatCCCTTGTTCACGCTCctctgttcatctgtgtgtgttgttcttgCCCCGCTTCACTTTCATCAGCCTTTGATCTCagaagagagcagaggaagtCTGTCTTGCGTTTTGAGTCTCTTGTAAAAACTAGCTTTCATGTTGCTAAAGATCAAGGCCATCACCTCCTGTTTGTGTATCTGATAGTAAACCTGTATATTTATGTGCTCAGTCCTTCAGCTTTAAGACTCAAAAGGAAGTCTGCTCATCATGTGAGAAGACGGTCTACCCAATGGAGAGATTGGTTGCCAACAACCTGGTCTTCCATTCAGCCTGCTTCTGCTGCAAGCACTGCAACGCCAAACTCAGGTGACTACATACAGTTCATCgtttccatgtgtgttttacttgactttttttcttctcctgactCCTTTTGGTTTGTATGTAACTGTGTAATTCCACTTTTTCCGACAGCCTTGGCACCTTTGCAGCTCTTCAAGGTGAATTTTACTGCAAACCCCATTTCCAACAGCTGTTCAAGAGCAAAGGCAACTACGACGAGGGCTTCGGACGCAAACAGCACAAAGAGCTCTGGGCGTCCAAGGAGACAGACAATATAACAAAGACGGCATAATCATGTCTCCCTGTGTCCCATCCCAgcccttcctcttcctttgcCTCCTCCTAACACCTCCAATACATCACAATGAACACAAGCCTCATAAGCTGGGCCTCTGTTAAgtcacccacacactcacttgcTTTTGAAATGCCATCAGAACAGATACATGCACAAAACAGCTAGGAAGTGACTGGCCAGTCTTAATCCATACCacttaaaaattaattttaggGATATTATTTGGGTTTGATTTTATTGATATCTGTATTTTcctaattttattttccaatttCCCATTCGGAATTGGTAGTTGATTGTGACCAAAAACCTTCTCTGGTATGGGgagtattataataataataataataataattagttatgtttttcttttttattctcttaaTAAATTTGCACCCTTTCTTTTTGGAATATGTGAACTGTATGCTCAGGCAAACATATCAGAGGGGTTACAGCGCATCCATGATTTGCAGCAGAGCATACACTCAGGTCAATTTTCACCCAAGGATTTTAGCAAGacacaaatcaaaataataGTCCTCAGTATTGTGACTTTGCTGTCAGAGACAATTTTGTCTGTTGGTCAGGTTTCATATATTTGAGGAACAAACAGGGTACAGAGTACTGTAAAACAACGCGCACATCAGCAACAGCTCACCTCTCGTGTTTTTTGATTGCTTTGGTTTTCTCATCGTTCGCATCATCCCACAGTTTGTTCTCATTTCAACGACCAGTTTGAGTCTTATCGTTGCATGTTGGTATGACTGGGTCTTAACAGCCTTATCTTATGACTGTATCGATCTTTTGTGTTGTGAAtggttttatttctcattgATGCTTAGTGAAtcactttttaaagttttttttttttttttttttagaagcgTTTGAGTTTGGATTTGATTGATGTCATGGCATAGGTTGATCCTCTTTGAGCTTTTACGGTCAAAATTTAAATGGAATTCTCAAGTTGTGTTTTGTATACTATCTGTACATAGAGGTATAGTTTGTGATTAGTGAACATTCCCCCTCCTCATACTGTCTTGCACATGCGACCACACATGATCACCAGACAAGATGTTGATAATCACAGGGAAACTTAGGCCTCGTCCTGTAAACATCCTTCTCTAAA
This region includes:
- the limd2 gene encoding LIM domain-containing protein 2, translated to MDTRSTEEKPVQRSKSFSFKTQKEVCSSCEKTVYPMERLVANNLVFHSACFCCKHCNAKLSLGTFAALQGEFYCKPHFQQLFKSKGNYDEGFGRKQHKELWASKETDNITKTA